The following are encoded in a window of Posidoniimonas polymericola genomic DNA:
- a CDS encoding DUF1559 family PulG-like putative transporter yields MARMLPWNRAALQWQPHRGAATRLPAARRGAFTLVELLVVIAIIGILIALLLPAVQSAREAARRTQCKNNLKNVGLAILNHVNTLQVFPTGGSTWGVLIEDYVEKGQPVGTAKMGLGWGYQILPYLEENALHDLTTSAKMRDTVVPLYNCPSRRAATRVSHGDLTVVVTDYACAQPFTKIDSKQPAPVDVATEYPKWGGWGDVYFGACTGGGAGNPPKADQSLGPPPQYNGVYDGVIVRSAFYWTSKSPFTDTVEGKFVNAPRPIKFARITDGSSKTMMIGEKYVRTDLYEGGCSSDDAGWTDGWDPDVMRSTGIPPLPDSQLDHLTLPSEPKPQGSSWWEFHFGAAHPGGFNTVHADGSVHSVSYDIDLNVFNALGTRNGTSYGEQAGLVATGD; encoded by the coding sequence ATGGCAAGAATGCTCCCCTGGAACCGAGCAGCGCTTCAGTGGCAGCCGCACCGCGGCGCCGCGACTCGCCTGCCAGCCGCCCGCCGCGGCGCCTTCACGCTGGTCGAGCTGCTGGTGGTCATCGCGATCATCGGTATCCTGATTGCGCTGCTGCTGCCGGCCGTGCAGTCGGCACGTGAGGCCGCCCGCCGTACGCAGTGCAAGAACAACTTGAAGAACGTTGGGTTGGCGATCCTCAATCACGTCAACACCCTCCAGGTATTCCCGACCGGCGGCTCCACCTGGGGCGTGTTGATCGAGGACTACGTCGAAAAGGGTCAGCCCGTCGGAACTGCCAAGATGGGCCTTGGCTGGGGCTACCAGATCCTGCCCTACCTCGAGGAGAACGCCCTGCACGACCTCACGACTAGTGCGAAGATGCGAGACACCGTGGTGCCGCTGTACAACTGCCCGTCGCGCCGCGCAGCGACACGGGTCTCACACGGCGACCTGACGGTCGTGGTGACCGACTACGCCTGCGCCCAGCCATTCACAAAGATCGACTCCAAACAGCCGGCGCCGGTCGATGTCGCCACTGAGTACCCAAAGTGGGGCGGCTGGGGCGACGTGTATTTTGGTGCATGCACCGGTGGTGGAGCCGGCAACCCTCCCAAGGCCGACCAGTCCCTCGGTCCTCCGCCGCAGTACAACGGCGTCTACGACGGCGTGATCGTTCGCTCGGCCTTCTATTGGACGAGCAAGAGCCCGTTCACTGACACCGTTGAGGGGAAGTTCGTCAACGCTCCGCGGCCGATCAAGTTCGCGCGGATCACCGACGGCTCGTCCAAGACGATGATGATCGGCGAAAAGTACGTCCGCACGGATCTCTACGAGGGGGGCTGCTCCTCGGACGACGCCGGCTGGACCGACGGTTGGGACCCGGACGTGATGCGTTCGACCGGCATCCCGCCGCTGCCGGACAGCCAGCTGGACCACCTCACGCTCCCTAGCGAGCCGAAGCCGCAGGGATCCTCTTGGTGGGAGTTCCACTTCGGCGCCGCCCACCCCGGTGGGTTCAACACCGTGCACGCCGACGGCAGCGTCCACTCGGTGAGCTACGATATAGACCTCAACGTGTTCAACGCCCTCGGCACGCGTAACGGCACGTCCTACGGCGAGCAGGCCGGGTTGGTGGCCACCGGCGACTGA
- a CDS encoding cobalamin B12-binding domain-containing protein: MRATTTRRLLIGKLGLDGHDRGAKYVAQVLRDAGFEVIYTGIRRSPEQVVEAAIQEDVAGIGLSLLSGAHNTLFQRTLSLLHERHADDVVVFGGGTIPPKDVDGLKAMGVADVFTPGTPARAIVERINQALGAQETE; encoded by the coding sequence ATGCGCGCTACCACTACACGCCGACTACTGATCGGCAAGCTCGGCCTGGATGGCCACGACCGGGGCGCCAAGTACGTCGCCCAGGTGCTGCGTGACGCCGGCTTCGAAGTGATCTACACCGGCATCCGCCGCAGCCCAGAGCAGGTCGTTGAAGCGGCCATTCAAGAGGACGTCGCCGGCATCGGCCTGTCGCTGCTGTCCGGCGCCCACAACACGCTGTTCCAGCGGACCCTCAGCCTGCTGCACGAGCGCCACGCGGACGACGTGGTGGTGTTCGGCGGCGGCACGATCCCGCCGAAGGACGTCGATGGCCTGAAGGCGATGGGCGTCGCGGACGTGTTCACGCCGGGCACGCCGGCGCGGGCGATCGTCGAGCGGATCAATCAGGCTCTAGGCGCACAAGAAACCGAGTGA
- the mce gene encoding methylmalonyl-CoA epimerase, producing the protein MIQAEAINHLGIAVRSIEEHKDFYQRVLGAEFESVEEVPSQKVRVGFFRIGDVRLELLEPTDPSSSVATFIEKRGEGLHHVAYTVADIKSRIAELQAGGVRMIDAEPRPGAHNTRIAFVHPKSSGGVLTELCEPSH; encoded by the coding sequence ATGATCCAGGCCGAAGCGATTAATCACCTCGGCATCGCCGTCAGGTCGATCGAGGAACACAAGGATTTTTACCAACGCGTCCTCGGCGCCGAGTTCGAGAGCGTAGAGGAGGTCCCCAGCCAAAAGGTGCGGGTCGGCTTCTTCCGCATCGGCGACGTGCGGCTCGAACTGCTCGAGCCGACGGACCCGTCGAGCAGCGTCGCGACGTTTATCGAGAAGCGCGGCGAGGGCCTGCACCACGTCGCGTACACGGTGGCGGACATCAAGTCCCGCATCGCCGAGTTGCAGGCCGGCGGCGTGCGGATGATCGACGCCGAACCCCGCCCCGGAGCGCACAACACCCGGATTGCGTTTGTGCATCCCAAGAGTTCGGGGGGCGTGCTGACCGAACTGTGCGAGCCCTCGCACTGA
- a CDS encoding acyl-CoA mutase large subunit family protein encodes MSNLTETESIASAKQRWQDGPVAKTIARFPEQREEFVTASGRPVERLYTPEDGVKDRYNERLGFPGMYPYTRGVQPTMYRGRFWTMRQYAGFATAEESNKRYRYLLDQGAKGLSVAFDLPTQIGYDSDDDMSLGEVGKVGVAIDSLADMEALFDGIPLDQVSTSMTINSTASILLAMYIAVAEKQGVTPDKLSGTIQNDILKEYIARGTYRFPPGPSLRLTSDIFAYCTENVPGWNTISISGYHIREAGSTAGEEIGFTLANAVCYIETAIKAGLKVDDFAPRLAFFFAAHSDLLEEVAKFRAARRLYARIMKERFGATNPKSQMLRFHTQTGGVTLTAQQPDNNVVRVAIQALAAVLGGAQSLHTNSKDEALALPTEESVTVALRTQQIIAHESGVTNTIDPLAGSFFLEKLTDDLEAEAEAIIAEIDRKGGMPTAIEQRYVQKRIEESAYKFGQSIDRGDRVIVGVNKFATDEQPKMDLFEVPEATTQRQVDRVRKVRDDRDEQRVTRALDAVGQAAQGDDNLMPPILEAVRAYATVGEVCRALSGVFGEYEESFQ; translated from the coding sequence ATGTCGAACCTAACCGAAACCGAATCGATTGCATCCGCCAAGCAACGCTGGCAGGACGGCCCGGTCGCCAAGACGATCGCCCGCTTCCCCGAGCAGCGGGAAGAGTTCGTCACCGCGTCGGGCCGGCCGGTCGAGCGGCTGTACACGCCCGAAGACGGCGTGAAGGACCGCTACAACGAGCGGCTCGGCTTCCCGGGCATGTACCCCTACACCCGCGGCGTGCAGCCGACCATGTACCGCGGCCGGTTCTGGACGATGCGGCAGTACGCCGGGTTCGCCACCGCCGAGGAGTCGAACAAGCGTTACCGCTACCTGCTCGACCAGGGCGCCAAGGGCCTGAGCGTGGCGTTCGATTTGCCGACCCAGATCGGCTACGACTCGGACGACGACATGTCGCTCGGCGAGGTCGGCAAGGTGGGCGTGGCGATCGACTCGCTCGCCGACATGGAGGCGTTGTTCGACGGCATACCGCTCGACCAGGTGTCGACCAGCATGACGATCAACTCGACCGCGTCGATCCTGCTGGCAATGTACATCGCGGTGGCCGAGAAGCAGGGGGTCACCCCCGACAAGCTGAGCGGCACTATCCAGAATGACATCCTCAAGGAGTACATCGCCCGCGGCACCTACCGCTTCCCGCCCGGGCCGTCGCTGCGGCTGACGAGCGACATCTTCGCCTACTGCACCGAGAACGTGCCGGGCTGGAATACCATCAGCATCAGCGGCTACCACATCCGCGAGGCGGGCTCGACCGCCGGCGAGGAGATCGGCTTCACGCTGGCCAACGCGGTCTGCTACATCGAGACCGCCATCAAGGCCGGCCTGAAGGTCGATGACTTCGCCCCGCGGCTGGCGTTCTTCTTCGCCGCTCACAGCGACCTGCTGGAGGAAGTCGCGAAGTTCCGCGCCGCCCGCCGGCTGTACGCCCGGATCATGAAGGAGCGGTTCGGCGCGACCAACCCGAAGAGCCAGATGCTCCGGTTCCACACCCAGACCGGCGGCGTGACGCTCACCGCGCAGCAGCCCGACAACAACGTTGTGCGGGTCGCGATCCAGGCGTTGGCCGCCGTGCTCGGCGGAGCCCAGTCGCTGCACACCAACAGCAAGGACGAGGCACTCGCCCTGCCGACCGAAGAGTCGGTCACGGTCGCCCTGCGGACGCAGCAGATCATCGCCCACGAGTCGGGCGTGACCAACACGATCGACCCGCTCGCCGGGAGCTTCTTCCTTGAGAAGCTGACCGACGACCTCGAGGCCGAGGCCGAGGCGATCATCGCCGAGATCGATCGGAAGGGCGGCATGCCGACCGCGATCGAGCAACGCTACGTGCAGAAACGGATCGAGGAGTCGGCCTACAAGTTTGGCCAGTCGATCGACCGCGGCGACCGCGTGATCGTGGGCGTCAATAAGTTCGCAACCGACGAGCAGCCCAAGATGGACCTGTTCGAGGTGCCCGAGGCCACAACCCAGCGGCAGGTCGACCGCGTCCGCAAGGTGCGCGACGACCGCGACGAGCAACGCGTCACCCGGGCGCTGGACGCGGTAGGCCAGGCCGCCCAGGGCGACGACAACCTCATGCCGCCGATCCTCGAGGCCGTGCGGGCGTACGCCACGGTGGGCGAGGTTTGCCGGGCGCTGTCCGGGGTGTTCGGCGAGTACGAAGAGTCATTCCAGTAA
- the meaB gene encoding methylmalonyl Co-A mutase-associated GTPase MeaB, whose product MTSLEDMSAEARSGGPLAQRAAARLMTIMTDQPQRLAELLAGSRDWPQPRLVLGITGAPGSGKSTLTDRIATEVRRRRPDSRLGILAVDPSSPFTGGALLGDRVRMMRHATDPQVFIRSLASRGRLGGLALGAKGVVRVMGLIGCETVIVETVGVGQSEVEIAGNADLVLVVLAPGQGDTVQMLKAGLMEAGELFVVNKADRPDAERLHQQLLTALETSYFARHDLSFGADEKMDCNEVLTDPPKVLLCSAAEDQGIAELVDELERLAELNAERWLARREEQAVEEVRQAVIEEVRLRVLHAVGDNNGGPARLRGVLAGSESLDTLVDNVLVELAAPN is encoded by the coding sequence ATGACCAGTCTGGAAGACATGTCTGCCGAGGCTCGCAGCGGCGGCCCGCTTGCCCAGCGAGCCGCCGCCCGGCTGATGACGATCATGACCGATCAGCCGCAGCGGCTGGCGGAACTGCTCGCAGGCAGTCGGGATTGGCCGCAGCCGCGGCTGGTGCTCGGCATCACTGGTGCGCCGGGCTCCGGCAAGTCGACCCTGACGGACCGGATCGCTACCGAGGTGCGGCGGCGGCGGCCCGACAGCCGGCTGGGCATCCTGGCGGTCGACCCCTCGTCGCCGTTCACTGGCGGCGCGCTACTCGGCGACCGGGTGCGGATGATGCGGCACGCGACCGACCCGCAGGTGTTCATCCGCTCGCTCGCCTCGCGGGGGCGGCTGGGCGGTCTGGCCCTGGGGGCTAAGGGCGTGGTGCGGGTGATGGGCCTGATTGGCTGCGAGACCGTGATCGTTGAGACCGTCGGCGTCGGGCAGAGCGAGGTCGAGATCGCCGGCAACGCGGACCTGGTGCTGGTGGTGCTCGCGCCCGGGCAGGGCGACACCGTACAGATGCTCAAGGCGGGCTTGATGGAGGCGGGCGAGCTGTTCGTCGTGAACAAGGCCGACCGCCCCGACGCAGAGCGGCTGCACCAGCAGCTGCTGACGGCGCTGGAGACCAGCTACTTCGCCCGGCACGACCTGTCCTTTGGGGCAGACGAAAAGATGGACTGCAACGAGGTGCTGACCGACCCGCCCAAGGTGCTGCTGTGCAGCGCCGCCGAGGACCAGGGGATCGCCGAGCTGGTCGACGAGCTCGAGCGACTCGCCGAGCTGAATGCCGAGCGGTGGCTCGCCCGCCGCGAGGAGCAGGCTGTCGAGGAGGTCCGCCAGGCCGTGATCGAAGAGGTCCGGCTGCGGGTGCTGCATGCGGTCGGAGACAACAACGGCGGTCCCGCGCGGCTGCGGGGCGTGCTGGCGGGCTCCGAGTCGCTCGACACGCTGGTCGACAATGTCCTCGTCGAGCTCGCGGCGCCTAACTAG
- a CDS encoding acyl-CoA carboxylase subunit beta, whose translation MSPTTTEKPAPPANTMHDKINELYSRRAALHECGGAERVAKQHKAGKLSARERVDALLDEGSFQEQYGFARHRCTYFGMADKELPADGVVTGCGTINGRLVHLASQDFTVAGGAAGEVHSDKVVAMMSASLKTGSPFVFVNDSGGARIQEGIDSLAAYGRVFYHNTLLSGVVPQISLICGPCAGGAAYSPALTDFIIQTKHAQMFITGPGVIKQVTGQDVSADELGGAAAHMAYSGVVHFIADNDQHAAQICQKLLGLLPSNNMDDPPIVGNANEVRLEPALREVLPENARVGYDMHAVISQLVDDGDFLEVQAQYAENLIVGFGRVLGKTVGIIANQPNFKAGCLDIDASDKGARFIRFCNAFNIPLVTLVDVPGFMPGVEQEYGGIIRHGAKLLFAYSAATVPKITVILRKAYGGAYVAMCAKDLGADRVAAWPTAEIAVMGAEGATDIVFRKELASAEDKVAKRAELAEVYRSTFSNPYVAAGRGMVDDVIDPAETRRYVALSLASLRMKRDVRPAKKHGLIPL comes from the coding sequence ATGTCCCCGACAACGACCGAGAAACCGGCCCCACCCGCCAACACGATGCACGACAAGATCAACGAGCTGTACAGCCGCCGAGCCGCGCTGCACGAGTGCGGCGGGGCCGAGCGGGTGGCCAAGCAGCACAAGGCCGGCAAGCTGTCCGCCCGCGAGCGGGTCGACGCCCTGCTCGACGAGGGCAGCTTCCAAGAGCAGTACGGCTTCGCCCGCCACCGCTGCACGTACTTCGGCATGGCCGACAAGGAGCTGCCGGCCGACGGCGTGGTGACCGGGTGCGGGACCATCAACGGACGGCTTGTCCACCTGGCCAGCCAAGACTTTACCGTCGCCGGCGGAGCCGCCGGCGAGGTGCACAGCGACAAGGTAGTCGCGATGATGAGCGCCTCGCTCAAGACCGGCAGTCCGTTTGTATTCGTCAACGACTCCGGCGGCGCCCGCATCCAGGAGGGCATCGACAGCCTGGCTGCCTACGGCCGCGTGTTCTACCACAACACGCTGCTGTCCGGCGTGGTTCCGCAGATCAGCCTGATCTGCGGCCCGTGCGCGGGCGGGGCGGCCTACAGCCCGGCCCTCACGGACTTCATCATTCAGACCAAGCACGCCCAGATGTTCATCACCGGCCCGGGGGTCATCAAGCAGGTGACCGGCCAGGACGTCAGCGCCGATGAGCTGGGCGGCGCCGCGGCCCACATGGCCTACTCCGGAGTGGTGCACTTCATCGCCGACAACGACCAGCACGCGGCGCAGATCTGCCAGAAGCTGCTCGGCCTCCTGCCGTCCAACAACATGGACGACCCCCCGATCGTTGGCAACGCCAACGAGGTCCGGCTTGAGCCCGCACTGCGGGAGGTGCTGCCCGAGAACGCTCGTGTCGGCTACGACATGCACGCTGTGATTAGCCAGCTGGTAGACGACGGGGACTTCCTTGAGGTGCAGGCCCAGTACGCCGAGAATCTGATCGTCGGCTTTGGGCGGGTGCTGGGAAAGACCGTTGGGATCATCGCCAACCAGCCGAACTTCAAGGCGGGCTGCCTGGACATCGACGCAAGCGACAAGGGCGCGCGGTTCATCCGCTTCTGCAACGCGTTCAACATCCCGCTGGTGACGCTTGTCGACGTGCCGGGGTTCATGCCGGGTGTCGAGCAGGAATACGGCGGGATCATCCGGCACGGCGCCAAGCTGCTGTTTGCCTATTCCGCAGCGACCGTGCCCAAGATCACCGTGATCCTCCGCAAGGCCTACGGCGGCGCGTACGTCGCGATGTGTGCAAAGGATCTTGGCGCCGACCGGGTTGCGGCCTGGCCCACCGCGGAGATCGCGGTGATGGGCGCCGAGGGCGCGACCGACATCGTGTTCCGCAAGGAGCTGGCGTCGGCCGAGGACAAGGTCGCCAAGCGGGCCGAGCTTGCCGAGGTGTACCGGTCGACGTTCTCGAACCCGTACGTGGCGGCCGGACGCGGCATGGTCGACGACGTGATCGACCCGGCCGAGACGCGCCGCTACGTCGCGTTGTCGCTGGCCAGCCTCCGCATGAAACGTGACGTCCGGCCGGCCAAGAAGCACGGTCTGATCCCGCTGTAA
- a CDS encoding dockerin type I domain-containing protein produces MNKSTALFLVASLVAILSLGGRASAREGYWQGDVSSSWNTAGNWFVVGAPGDGGFVPQSAGGFNVRAVLGTDSPNGVLNTTTVSSPAITAALPATKQTIGGLYFGVRELDYTFNPPQLVNPEPADGALVGSLTISGGLLNNVSTTEAGVGADGRIVVGQDGRGFLTMTGGTLTGEALVVGGETFAGDSLGSSLVDLSGASTLSVNGTANLNRRLRVEGPDVNFSSAMQLQMGSASSYTAAITSATAHSPLKVTTFGQQAIVDGVLNVEFSGAAATRDPIASLGTKWTLIDVATPDTSVIAGGFTNVGSDGSVAVSGLDAAHEAPLGATYALRKSVSGGSALLELSYEAVLILTVDRDTGEMTVRNPYGGAIAIDSYSVASANGSMMTSYAGLGVSTPGAGDWIKPGGNNAGIVSEVKVPDQFPPVGNDDAYDLSAVPQVSLGIGFDKFAVAGDVSNFGDDGEDLVFLYGGPETGDQLVRGQIEYVGSKFENNLVLRVNPNTGAATLKNDSLETLVFDGFTISSADAALSAAQFTPLSGGTGSWQTDAEGTSGLSQVNFTGARTLTPGEEVSIGDISAAASPFATDAAQDGLAMQFILAEGLEPTANGGDYNEDGVVDAADYTVWRDSFGSSVSLPNENPDALTPGVVDDEDYDFWVSRYGALSGALPETSFRVGSIFFDATLAGAAAGAATAAPEPAACVLLLAGLAGVLSRRTRQRASRQDWSADGHQTLAFGNRGATTMHKQAAPLMAFALLATLVVTTPALAVTGGIALTNFDMELPGPAGEKTLAFETDGTPIPGVIPGWIFVGGAGGIGEVAGLGNEDFNDDVIGDSGTEGSGFAGHGQEMLLSTNDGRVYQIASGHSIANPSANQQYKIGFDVVDIFTIDANNAGVEMGFELTARVFAGAYPGTTLKSLAASPTDGFERFEILIPRNDASLTAGVLGQSLGIEFDTTSREFNAGVEKSWAGIDNVVMEITGVLPGDLNGDGAVNLTDATNLVANMQASTPFEANGDLNDDNVVDLNDFRLLKGLISASAGPSAGPATVPEPSAAVMLLGAIAACMATLVSRRRRVLQPVVAACLGVMLAAATAQQAQAVLLAYDPFAIGSNPSAGEYTETTFTGEPAVAVNPLAGQGPTIGPGSFFTGAWTLGSEGQAVQSTGLSYLGTPSEGGSVNGFGRTDRFFATPWTDDTEDTFYIGLQVNFGDTPDADMGYRAIEFFPPNETPGENRVADIGYNQFFSSFGSAQQSAATAKMQFNFNPSGVDQQIIQASPASFNDDGLNHLLVLKFELTTAANGDRVSLYFDPKTSVEPTIPNNLAENFDFVLGAIGAASFGNGGGATTVLDEIRVATTFADALPPDLPIPGDCNGDMVVDFVDYQCIFDNMNLPGGQTLAQGDVNGDGKTTIADFRFWKERRTDLSLGLGAGPLASGIVPEPASLGLAALIGILTTAGIGVRRRTLP; encoded by the coding sequence TTGAATAAATCCACGGCCCTGTTTCTCGTCGCTTCCCTCGTGGCAATCCTGTCGTTGGGCGGCCGTGCGTCGGCCCGGGAGGGCTACTGGCAGGGCGACGTCAGCTCGAGCTGGAATACCGCCGGCAACTGGTTTGTCGTCGGAGCCCCCGGCGATGGCGGCTTCGTGCCCCAGTCCGCCGGCGGGTTCAACGTGCGGGCCGTGCTCGGCACCGACAGCCCCAACGGGGTGCTCAACACAACGACGGTCTCGTCGCCGGCGATCACCGCAGCGCTGCCAGCCACCAAACAGACTATTGGCGGACTTTACTTTGGCGTCCGGGAACTCGACTACACATTCAACCCACCCCAGCTGGTGAACCCAGAGCCGGCGGACGGGGCGCTGGTGGGTTCGCTTACCATCAGCGGCGGCTTGCTCAACAACGTCTCGACGACCGAGGCCGGCGTTGGCGCGGACGGTCGGATCGTCGTGGGGCAGGACGGCCGCGGCTTCCTGACCATGACCGGCGGCACGCTCACCGGCGAGGCCCTGGTTGTCGGCGGCGAAACCTTCGCTGGCGACTCGCTCGGGTCGAGCCTGGTCGACTTGAGTGGGGCTTCGACGCTGAGCGTCAACGGGACCGCCAACCTCAACCGCCGGCTCCGGGTTGAGGGGCCGGATGTCAACTTTAGTTCCGCCATGCAATTGCAGATGGGGTCCGCCAGCAGCTACACCGCCGCCATCACCAGCGCCACGGCCCATTCTCCGCTCAAGGTAACCACGTTCGGGCAGCAGGCGATCGTCGACGGCGTGCTGAATGTGGAGTTTAGCGGCGCCGCCGCGACACGCGACCCGATTGCGTCGCTCGGGACCAAGTGGACTCTGATCGACGTCGCCACGCCAGACACCAGCGTGATCGCGGGCGGCTTCACCAATGTCGGATCCGACGGCTCGGTCGCGGTGTCGGGGCTCGACGCGGCCCACGAGGCGCCGCTCGGCGCCACCTACGCTTTACGGAAGAGCGTTTCCGGCGGCAGCGCGCTGCTCGAGCTTTCCTACGAGGCGGTGCTGATCCTGACCGTCGACCGGGACACCGGCGAGATGACGGTCCGCAACCCCTACGGCGGCGCCATCGCGATCGACTCTTACTCGGTAGCTTCGGCCAACGGGTCGATGATGACCAGCTACGCGGGCCTCGGCGTCTCAACGCCGGGAGCCGGCGATTGGATCAAGCCCGGAGGAAACAATGCGGGCATTGTGTCTGAGGTGAAGGTCCCCGATCAGTTCCCGCCGGTCGGCAACGACGACGCGTACGACCTGAGTGCGGTGCCCCAGGTTTCGCTCGGCATTGGGTTCGACAAGTTTGCGGTAGCGGGTGACGTTTCCAACTTCGGCGACGACGGCGAGGACCTGGTGTTCCTGTATGGCGGTCCGGAGACGGGCGACCAGCTGGTCCGTGGTCAGATCGAGTACGTTGGCTCAAAGTTCGAGAACAACTTGGTGCTGAGGGTGAACCCCAACACCGGCGCCGCGACGCTCAAGAATGATTCGCTGGAAACCTTGGTGTTCGACGGCTTCACGATCTCGTCTGCCGATGCCGCCCTGAGCGCGGCGCAGTTCACACCGCTCTCTGGCGGTACCGGCTCGTGGCAGACCGACGCGGAAGGAACCAGCGGGCTGTCTCAGGTTAACTTCACCGGCGCCCGCACGCTCACCCCGGGCGAGGAGGTTTCGATCGGCGATATCTCGGCGGCCGCCAGCCCGTTTGCGACCGACGCTGCGCAGGACGGGCTGGCGATGCAGTTCATTCTGGCTGAGGGCCTCGAGCCGACAGCAAACGGCGGCGACTACAACGAAGACGGCGTCGTGGACGCGGCCGACTACACCGTCTGGCGGGACAGTTTCGGGTCGAGCGTCTCGCTGCCCAACGAGAACCCCGACGCCCTGACCCCCGGCGTTGTGGACGACGAAGACTACGATTTCTGGGTGTCGCGGTACGGTGCGCTCTCGGGGGCGCTCCCAGAGACCTCGTTCCGCGTGGGCTCGATCTTCTTCGACGCGACCCTGGCCGGGGCGGCCGCCGGGGCGGCGACCGCCGCGCCCGAGCCGGCGGCGTGTGTGCTGTTGCTGGCAGGCCTGGCCGGCGTTCTTAGCCGCCGGACACGGCAGCGGGCCAGCCGGCAAGATTGGTCGGCGGACGGACACCAGACACTCGCATTCGGAAACCGAGGAGCCACCACGATGCACAAGCAAGCTGCGCCGCTGATGGCGTTTGCCCTGCTCGCGACCTTGGTCGTGACCACCCCCGCGCTCGCCGTGACCGGCGGGATCGCCCTCACCAACTTCGATATGGAGCTGCCGGGGCCCGCGGGCGAGAAGACGCTGGCCTTCGAGACGGACGGCACGCCGATCCCAGGCGTGATCCCAGGCTGGATCTTCGTGGGCGGCGCCGGCGGTATTGGGGAGGTCGCAGGTCTGGGCAACGAGGACTTCAACGATGATGTGATTGGCGATTCGGGCACCGAGGGCTCGGGCTTTGCCGGCCACGGTCAGGAGATGCTGCTGTCGACCAACGACGGCCGCGTCTACCAGATTGCGTCGGGCCACAGCATCGCGAACCCCTCGGCCAACCAGCAGTACAAGATCGGCTTCGACGTGGTTGACATCTTTACGATCGACGCCAACAACGCCGGCGTCGAAATGGGGTTTGAGCTGACGGCGCGGGTTTTTGCCGGCGCCTACCCCGGCACGACCCTGAAATCGCTCGCGGCGTCGCCGACCGATGGGTTCGAACGCTTCGAGATTCTCATCCCGCGTAACGACGCGTCGCTCACCGCCGGTGTGCTTGGCCAGTCGCTCGGCATCGAGTTCGACACTACCAGCCGAGAGTTCAACGCCGGCGTCGAGAAGTCATGGGCGGGTATCGACAACGTTGTGATGGAGATCACCGGCGTGCTGCCGGGCGACCTCAACGGCGACGGCGCCGTGAACCTGACCGACGCGACCAATCTGGTCGCCAACATGCAGGCGAGCACGCCGTTCGAGGCCAATGGCGATCTCAACGACGACAACGTCGTCGACCTAAACGACTTCCGTTTGCTCAAGGGACTGATCTCCGCCAGTGCCGGCCCCTCGGCGGGCCCGGCGACCGTGCCGGAGCCGTCCGCCGCCGTGATGCTCCTGGGCGCCATCGCGGCTTGCATGGCCACGTTGGTCAGCCGCCGGCGCCGCGTGCTGCAGCCGGTCGTTGCGGCGTGCCTCGGCGTGATGCTGGCCGCGGCTACGGCTCAGCAGGCGCAGGCGGTGCTGCTGGCTTATGACCCGTTCGCTATCGGCAGCAACCCGTCCGCCGGTGAGTACACCGAGACTACCTTTACTGGCGAACCCGCGGTGGCGGTCAACCCACTTGCCGGGCAGGGCCCCACGATCGGCCCGGGGTCGTTCTTCACCGGCGCGTGGACACTCGGCTCTGAGGGGCAGGCGGTGCAGTCGACCGGATTATCCTATCTTGGTACGCCGTCCGAGGGAGGCTCGGTGAATGGATTCGGCCGCACCGATCGCTTCTTCGCCACGCCGTGGACCGACGACACCGAAGACACCTTCTACATCGGACTGCAGGTCAACTTCGGCGACACGCCTGACGCCGACATGGGCTACCGCGCGATCGAGTTCTTCCCGCCGAACGAGACGCCCGGAGAGAACCGCGTCGCGGACATCGGCTACAACCAGTTCTTCAGCAGCTTTGGCTCGGCCCAGCAGTCGGCCGCGACCGCCAAGATGCAGTTCAATTTCAACCCCAGCGGGGTGGACCAGCAGATCATCCAGGCGTCGCCGGCGTCGTTCAACGACGACGGCCTTAACCACCTGCTGGTCTTAAAGTTCGAGCTCACGACCGCCGCTAATGGCGACCGGGTTTCCCTCTACTTCGACCCGAAGACTTCGGTCGAGCCGACGATCCCGAACAACCTGGCGGAGAATTTCGACTTTGTGCTCGGCGCCATCGGCGCGGCGAGCTTTGGCAATGGGGGCGGAGCAACCACCGTCCTCGATGAGATCCGCGTCGCCACCACGTTCGCGGACGCCCTGCCGCCGGACCTCCCGATCCCGGGCGACTGCAACGGCGACATGGTAGTGGACTTCGTGGACTACCAGTGCATCTTCGACAACATGAACCTCCCCGGCGGGCAGACGCTCGCCCAGGGCGACGTCAACGGGGACGGCAAGACCACAATCGCCGACTTCCGCTTTTGGAAGGAACGACGAACCGACCTCAGCCTGGGGCTGGGGGCTGGGCCGCTCGCGTCGGGGATTGTCCCTGAGCCGGCTTCGCTGGGCCTGGCGGCATTGATAGGGATTCTGACCACCGCCGGGATTGGCGTCAGGCGACGAACGCTGCCGTAG